A portion of the Trichomycterus rosablanca isolate fTriRos1 chromosome 17, fTriRos1.hap1, whole genome shotgun sequence genome contains these proteins:
- the nmbb gene encoding neuromedin Bb gives MSGFTLHCFAVGFFTYLVLFSFISITSSVNLDLSQLSNKVAKIKVSPRGNLWATGHFMGKKSIVDSALLQPKDNTMSTVKLEPDGYQDAQKIFKQIQLDPQGSSIKITDAALLMKVLENYVQGNRK, from the exons ATGTCCGGTTTTACGTTACATTGTTTTGCTGTTGGATTTTTCACGTATCTTgtgcttttttcttttatttcaatTACATCTTCGGTCAACCTCGATTTAAGTCAGTTAAGTAACAAAGTAGCAAAAATCAAAGTAAGCCCGAGGGGAAATCTGTGGGCAACAG GTCATTTTATGGGGAAGAAAAGCATTGTGGACAGCGCACTACTTCAGCCTAAAGACAATACGATGAGTACCGTGAAGCTCGAACCAGATGGTTACCAGGACGCTCAAAAAATTTTCAAACAGATACAACTCGACCCACAAGGAAGCAGCATCAAAATCACG gATGCTGCATTACTGATGAAGGTATTAGAGAACTATGTCCAAGGCAACAGAAAGTGA